A region from the Brassica napus cultivar Da-Ae chromosome C8, Da-Ae, whole genome shotgun sequence genome encodes:
- the LOC106372080 gene encoding L-ascorbate oxidase homolog has product MMAVGRSGGTVLLLCFSFFALVTAESPYRFFDWNVTYGDIYPLGVRQQGILINGQFPGPDIHSVTNDNLIINVHNSLDEPFLISWNGVQNRRNSYVDGMYGTTCPIPPRTNYTYILQVKDQIGSFYYFPSLAFHKAAGGFGGIRILSRPGIPVPFADPAGDYTVLIGDWYKTNHTDLKARLDRGRKLPSPDGILINGRSNGATLNVEQGKTYRLRISNVGLQNSLNFRIQNHRMKLVEVEGTHTMQTMFSSLDVHVGQSYSILITADQSPRDYYVVASSRFTDKIITTTGILRYSGSSTSASGPMPGGPTIQIDWSLNQARAIRTNLTASGPRPNPQGSYHYGLIPLIRTIVFGSSAGQINGKQRYGINSVSFVPADTPLKLADFFKISGVYKINSISDKSTGGGLYLDTSVLQVDYRTFIEIVFENKENIVQSYHLNGYSFWVVGMDGGQWNTGSRNGYNLRDAVSRSTVQVYPKSWTAIYIALDNVGMWNLRSEFWARQYLGQQLYLRVFTTSTSLRDEYPIPKNSRLCGRAKGRHTRPL; this is encoded by the exons ATGATGGCAGTGGGCAGATCCGGAGGCACCGTCCTATTGCTCTGCTTCTCATTCTTCGCCTTGGTCACTGCCGAGAGTCCTTACCGATTCTTCGACTGGAATGTAACATACGGTGACATTTATCCTCTCGGTGTTCGTCAACAG gGAATATTGATTAATGGACAATTTCCGGGACCCGACATTCACAGTGTGACAAACGACAATCTCATCATTAACGTACACAACAGCTTAGACGAGCCTTTCTTAATATCCTG GAATGGAGTACAAAATAGGAGAAACTCTTATGTTGATGGAATGTATGGAACGACTTGTCCAATTCCACCAAGGACCAACTACACATATATTTTGCAAGTGAAAGACCAAATTGGAAGCTTCTACTACTTCCCATCCCTTGCATTTCATAAGGCAGCTGGTGGGTTCGGAGGCATCAGAATCCTTAGTCGTCCTGGAATTCCAGTTCCATTTGCTGACCCCGCAGGAGATTACACTGTCCTCATCGGAGATTGGTACAAAACTAATCACACG GATTTAAAGGCGCGTCTTGACAGAGGAAGGAAGTTACCATCGCCTGATGGTATTCTTATCAATGGCCGAAGCAACGGTGCTACATTAAACGTTGAGCAAG GAAAAACATACAGGTTGAGGATATCAAACGTTGGATTACAAAATTCTCTTAACTTCAGAATCCAAAACCACAGGATGAAGCTTGTGGAAGTCGAAGGGACACACACAATGCAAACCATGTTTTCGTCACTTGACGTTCATGTTGGCCAGTCTTACTCTATTCTCATTACTGCTGACCAATCTCCTCGTGACTACTACGTGGTTGCTTCCTCTCGGTTCACCGATAAGATCATAACAACCACCGGCATTCTCCGATACAGTGGTTCGTCAACTTCAGCTTCTGGTCCAATGCCCGGTGGTCCCACCATTCAAATTGATTGGTCCTTAAACCAAGCACGTGCCATCAG AACCAACTTGACAGCCAGTGGACCAAGACCAAACCCACAAGGATCATATCATTATGGCCTAATACCGCTCATTAGGACTATTGTGTTTGGTAGCTCAGCGGGGCAGATAAATGGGAAGCAGAGATACGGTATCAATAGTGTGTCATTTGTGCCTGCGGATACACCTCTAAAACTTGCCGACTTCTTCAAGATAAGCGGGGTTTATAAGATCAATAGCATCTCGGACAAATCCACAGGGGGAGGTTTATACCTTGACACCTCTGTTTTGCAAGTCGATTATCGAACGTTTATCGAGATTGTATTCGAGAACAAAGAGAATATCGTTCAAAGTTATCATCTCAATGGTTACTCCTTCTGGGTTGTTGG GATGGATGGTGGACAGTGGAACACAGGGAGCAGAAATGGGTACAATTTACGTGATGCAGTTTCCCGTTCAACTGTCCAA GTGTATCCAAAATCATGGACAGCCATTTACATTGCTTTGGACAACGTGGGAATGTGGAACCTAAGGTCCGAGTTTTGGGCAAGGCAGTATTTGGGACAACAGCTCTACTTGCGCGTCTTTACAACATCGACGTCCTTGAGAGATGAGTACCCTATCCCAAAGAACTCGCGTCTGTGTGGCCGGGCAAAAGGACGACATACTAGGCCCTTGTAA